The following proteins come from a genomic window of Acinonyx jubatus isolate Ajub_Pintada_27869175 chromosome C1, VMU_Ajub_asm_v1.0, whole genome shotgun sequence:
- the NEXN gene encoding nexilin isoform X4 yields MNDISQKAEIKEMLASDDEEEASSKVEKAYVPKLTGTVKGRFAEMEKQRQEEQRKRTEEERRRRIEQDMLEKRKIQRELAKRAEQIEDINNTGTESASEEGDDSLLVTVVPVRSHKTSGKIRKNFEDLEKEREEKERVKYEEDKRIRYEEQRRSLKEAKCLSLVMDDELESEARKDSISPGKLKLTFEELERQRQENRRKQAEEEARQRLEEEKRAFEEARRQMVNEEEENQDTEKILKGYRPGKLKLSFEEIERQRREDEKKKAEEEARRRIEEEKKAFAEARRSMVVDDDFPEMYKTISQESLTPGKLEINFEELLKQKMEEEKRRTEEERKHKLEMEKQEFEQLRQEMGEEEEEHETFELSREYEELIKLKRSGSIQAKNLKSKFEKIGQLSEKEIQKKIEEERAKRRAIDLEIKEREAENFHEEEDVDVKPAKKSEAPFTHKVNMKARFEQMAKAREEEEQRRIEEQKLLRMQFEQKEIDAALQKKREEEEEEEGGSIMNGSTIEDEEQTRSGAPWFKRPLKNTSVVDSEPVRFTVKVTGEPKPEITWWFEGEILQDGEDYQYIERGETYCLYLPETFPEDEGEYMCKAVNNKGSAASTCILTIETDDY; encoded by the exons aTTAAAGAAATGCTTGCTTCTGATGATGAGGAAGAGGCATCTTCTAAAGTAGAAAAGGCTTATGTCCCAAAGCTAACAG GAACTGTTAAAGGTAGATTTGCTGAAATggagaaacaaagacaagaagaacaaagaaagaggacagaggaggaaCGAAGACGCAGAATTGAGCAGGATATGTTAGAGAAGAGGAAGATACAACGTGAATTAGCAAAAAGGGCTGAGCAG ATTGAGGACATAAACAATACGGGAACTGAATCAGCATCAGAG gaaGGAGATGATTCACTACTTGTAACAGTGGTACCTGTCAGATCACACAAAACTTctggaaagataagaaagaatttcgaggatctagaaaaagaacgagaagaaaaagaaagggtcaagtatgaagaagataaaagaataagATATGAAGAACAACGGCGATCTCTCAAGGAAGCAAAGTGTCTTTCCTTGGTCatg GATGATGAATTAGAAAGTGAGGCAAGAAAAGACTCCATTTCTCCTGGAAAATTGAAACTAACTTTTGAAGAAttggaaagacaaagacaagaaaaccGAAGGAAGCAAGCTGAAGAGGAAGCACGACAACGTTTAGAAGAAGAGAAGCGTGCTTTTGAAGAAGCAAGGCGGCAAATG GTAAATGAAGAGGAGGAAAACCAAGacacagaaaaaattttaaaagggtaCCGCCCTGGTAAACTCAAACTCAGctttgaagaaatagaaagacaaaggagagaagatgaaaaaaagaaagcagaagaagaagccagaaggagaatagaggaagaaaagaaggcattTGCTGAAGCAAGGAGAAGCATG GTAGTAGATGATGACTTCCCAGAGATGTATAAAACAATTTCTCAAGAATCTCTTACACCGGGAAAACTGGAAATTAATTTTGaagaattattaaaacaaaaaatggaagaagaaaaacgACGAacggaggaagaaaggaagcataAGCTAGAGATGGAAAAACAGGAATTTGAACAACTGAGACAAGAAATGGGAGAG gaagaggaagaacatgAAACCTTTGAACTGAGTAGGGAATatgaagaattaataaaattgaaaagaagtgGCTCTATTCaagctaaaaatttaaaaagtaagtttgaaaaaattggacaactgtctgaaaaagaaatccagaaaaagaTAGAAGAAGAACGAGCAAAAAGGAGAGCAATTGACCTTGAAATTAAAGAGCGAGAAGCAGAAAACTTTCATGAG GAAGAAGATGTTGATGTCAAGCCTGCAAAAAAAAGTGAGGCTCCATTTACTCATAAAGTGAATATGAAAGCTAGATTTGAACAAATGGCTAAGGCaagagaagaagaggaacaaagaagaatTGAAGAACAAAAGTTACTACGCATGCAGTTTGAACAAAAGGAAATTGATGCAGCACTACAAAAG aaaagagaagaggaggaggaagaagaaggtggTAGCATCATGAATGGTTCCACTATTGAAGATGAGGAGCAAACGAGATCAGGAGCTCCATGGTTCAAGAGGCCTCTAAAAAACACATCAGTTGTAGACAGTGAGCCAGTTAGATTTACTGTTAAAGTAACAGGAGAACCCAAACCAGAAATTACATGGTGGTTTGAAGGAGAAATACTGCAAGATGGAGAAGACTATCAATATATTGAAAGAGGAGAAACTTACTGCCTTTATTTACCAGAAACTTTCCCAGAAGATGAAGGAGAATATATGTGTAAAGCGGTCAACAACAAAGGCTCTGCAGCTAGTACCTGTATTCTTACAATTGAAA cTGACGACTACTag